Within Coffea arabica cultivar ET-39 chromosome 4e, Coffea Arabica ET-39 HiFi, whole genome shotgun sequence, the genomic segment TTTTATTAATTCTTTGTTTTTGGTTACTCTAAATCTTACCAGAGGTGAGACAGAAAGGGGCGGATTTGAGAGTTGAACCAAAGACTTCATAGTTTACTATTTAATGTCCCCACTAATTAAACTTAGTTTTAGttatatggaaaaaaaaaacaaagtttaATACATTTAAGAGATTCTCATTATATAATTCTACTGTGTTAATGCTAATCTAAGTTCTCAGTTCAATCCAGCAAAGGAAACACATGGGTTCAAAATATTTTACCAGTTGCACCTAGATCATATGCCGATGCATTTAAATCCTGCAACTTTGCAACATTTAAAAATGATTATAAGAATTAGTTAGAATTCACTTAAACTTAGAAGGTTCCAATCAGATTACAAAAATTCTTTAGAATCACAAATGACAATGATTACTAAAAAAATTATTGCATATTGCATATTGATCAAATTTACGAAATTAAAGCATCTGATTGTGAAACTTGCACTTGAATAATCAACCTCGTTCTTCTCTTTCTACTAATTGTTCAATGAAACTAGAGCTGCAAACGAACCGAGTCGCttgcgagcggctcgagtcaagcttgactcgagctcgagctggctcgagtcgaaattgagctcgaactcgagctcaagaTATTAAGTTCCGGCTCGCGAGTTcgagtgtatatatatatatatatatattatttttttattttaagtatatatattttttattttttattttaatagtaaaattatatatatccttaatattttattatttattaagaaaaaaaatattattttatttattttttaaaaaataaaatataattattttttatttttttcgagttcgaactcgctcgaatcaagtcgagctcgagctcgagcttgaaattgtcggctcgtcgagctcgagctcgaattcgagttcaCTAAAATTATGTcaagactcggctcgattaggccaaaactcaattcgactcggctcgtttgcagccctaaatGGAACTTATTCACAGGCAATAAACAAAAcgattttagcttccaagattgaagaaataataaaaaaaaaggtgttgggaaaaaaaaaaacaaagcaaaccCCTGCCAGCTGCACCCATTACTTCTCAATGTTCTCATGCACAGCCTAGGTTTAAGGAGAAACCCATGTGATCTGTCATGTGACAACACCCTTCTTTGATCACCAAACACGGGCTAAAATTCATCACCCTCATTATAAAATTGGAAGATTGTCATCCATGATAGTAATTTTTTTAGTATGTGGTAGCGTAACTAATAAATTTCCTCGAAAAGGGAAACTACTCTTCTTGTCCTCTTCTTGTTTAACGAGCATTTATCCTTCTGTTATGGCATCCCTATCTAGTCAATCAAGATTCAAGAACATGTGGTCTCTTATATCAATTTAGATATGGATCCATATCCGTCGAAAAGATATATTTTCATACTTGAATCGGACATCGATTCGGTCGAACTTAGGGTCAGAGGTTAATGAATTCAACCAGATATCATAAATACATCATTCACACacacaaatataaatatatcaTTCTTTTTCCTGCAAATAAAATCTACAAAATATAACTAAGAACCTAGTGATCCAAATCCATATCCAATCCACCAAATTCATCCAAACttagaaaattcacaaaatagAAATCTCATACATTTTAACTTTGAAGTGTTCGTCAATTTGTTTGTCTATTTTTTTcgcattttccctctttttttgaagttttattTGGTCAACAAGTCCAAAGGTCTAACTGGtcaaagataaaaaagaaaaagtagaaaagggCGAAAAAAGAAAACCCGATTTGGTTCGGTTCTTCTGGTTCCGATCAAACCCGATCAAAAATTGAGTTTGACCAAGTTTTAAATCATCTGACTTTATGAGGTGATTCAGACCGGCTGTGTGGCCAGCTCTCGATTTGATTGATTGGTCTGATCTGAGTCTGAAAACAATGTCGAAAAGAGAGCCttacttgaaatattttcatTGCCTTCcctaaaatttgaaatgattcttaaacTACTTcatttaatccaaaattttCTACACAAAAATAGAATGATTTATACATTTTACactaaaaatttaattaacaGATTTAATGGGTTCATATTGTTTTTAAACTTCCTTTATCTTTAAACTAGTAATATAATGCGGCATTGCTCGTTAACTTTTCAACATTCGATAGTTCATTAAAGTATATAATTTCTTATGTTTTATTACTTTCTTTTCAAGATTTATGTATGATTAAAGTAGAGTATGTAATTTTAGACCGGATGAAGGTGTATGGTTTGGCTTGTCAAAAATCAAAGACGTAAAAGAAGTGTAAGCAGTTCAATCTTCATAGAACTTTGGGTCGTCTACTCTGCGAAGAAAATCAGAATGGATCTCCTCCCACATCTCCTAGCACTTTCAGGGCTTTTAGCTTTGTTTTTACTCTACAAACAATGGAGACCAAGGGTTAATGCCAATCCAAGAAGCAAGGCCGTATCACCCCCAGAAGCCGCAGGTGGCTGGCCTGTCATAGGCCACCTTCTTCAACTGAGTCCCAATGTcccaattgcaagaaatttagGAGCCATGGCTGATAAATACGGTCCTGTCTTCAGCCTTCGTCTAGGAATGAGGCAAACTCTGGTGGTAAGCAGCTGGGAAGCTGTTAAAGAATGCTTTACCACAAATGACAAGGCCTTTTCTTATCGACCACCTTCTAGTTTCAATGAATACGTTGGATACAATTATGCAGCCATCGGATTTGCACCATACGGTCCTTATTGGCGCGAGATAAGAAAGATTGTTATGCTTGAACTGCTTTCGAATCGGAGGCTTGAAAGACTCAAGCATGTGAGGATATCTGAGATAGaaaaaaacatcaaagttttgtTCGATGGTTGGATAAGTAGCAGCAATGATCCTCCAGCAAAAGTGAATATGGGGAAGTGGTTTGAGGATCTGTTCTTGAACATAATGGTGAGGAAGATTTCTGGGACGAGATATACTGACTCTGAAGTGGGCTCAAAAAGAAATGCTCAATTTAGAAGAGTCGTTAAGGAATTTGTACATTTTTTGGGACAATTTGTTGTGTCGGATGTGATTCCATTTCCACTATTGAAGTGGATTGATATGCAGGGACATCTGAAGTCCATCAAGCGTGTCTCTAAAGAGCTTGACAGTATCATTCAGATTTGGATTGATGAGCATAATGAAAGAAGGATGAAGATTAGTGAGCAAGGGGATGAGCAACAAGACTTCATTGATGCATTGCTTTCAGTAACTAAAGATGAGTACTTATTTGGACACTCGAGGGAGACAGTGATCAAGGCCACACTAATGGTAATCCACTCTCTTCAATACTGCCTTTGCACTCTAGCTATTAGAGATTTTCTATAGTATATTTcgttttgtaaatttttttttgttttttctggtACTGATTCCTGCCTGAATAAAAGCATTAACTGTTTTAGAAATCTAAAGTATGAATGGGAGGACATTTTGGCTAGGTACTTATTTCTAGGGTGCCTGGACCTAGATTAGTGATATGAGCAAAGTGTTTTATGTTTGAGAGTTTGGTCAACTTGTTTCTCTAATTTATTCCAATGTACCAAGAAGCTTGATTGAAGAGAGTACACTCTATCGTAGAAACATCTTTGAGTGAGTTTTACTATGCTTTGCCCTCTGGCAAAGGATATCCAATATAATGCATCAGTATAGAATACAAGATTTATTTGAGAGTGTAAAATTAAGAGTCTAATCAAAGTGAATAATCCAGTATtcacggtttttttttttttttttttttgtagcgAGCTTGAAGTTGAGTTCAAATTTAATTCATTTATTTATCGAGTCAAACACAAAAATTCTGTCGAGCTGACTCAAGTTGAGCATGAATGACTAAGATTTTTTGTAcacaaatttcaagttttaAGCTAATCGTGCCAAGTTCTAATTGAGCTTGTAAAGGATATCACCACTCTTATAACCATTAGGTATCTCGAAGTCATACCTAGGGTATCTACGATTCTGATAACCAATCTTATAACCATCAGTCATTCCTAAGTCATCCCTAAGAATGACAATACCTACGTCTCAAAATGTTCAATTATTGGTAATGGTATGTTTCTAGTTATTGATCTTTCTATAACTACCACATGGTTCTGTGATTAAAAGTAAACGCATTAGCGTTTAGGATCAACTCGTTAACGTTTCACTTGGGTCTTTCATCTTGCAGAGTCTTGTAATAGCAGCATTTGAAACCACATCAATTCACTTAACATGGACCTTATCCTTGCTCTTGAACAATAAGCATGTTATGAGGCAAGCGCAGGAAGAGATAGATTCAAATGTTGGCAAAGAGAGGTGGGCAGAAGAATCTGATATCAATAATTTAGTATATCTTCAAGCTATAGTGAAAGAATCAATACGATTATATCCTCCAGCCCCTCTATCATTGCCACGCCAAGCCATGGAAGACTGTAATGTGAGTGGTTACCACATTTCCAAGGGGACACAGTTATTTGTGAATGTGTGGAAGCTACAACGAGATCCAAGAATTTGGTCAGAGCCAGATCAGTTTCTGCCGGAGAGATTCTTGAACGGTGAAGTCGATTTTTCTGGAAAGAATTTTGAGTTCAGCTTCACCCCTTTTGGCTCTGGTAGACGATCTTGTCCTGGAATACCATTGGCAACACAAGTGACACACCTGACACTAGCTCGGCTGCTTCAAGGTTTTGATTTGACCACACCATCAGACTTGCCTGTGGACATGACTGAAGACACAAGTATTAGCATGGGTAAGGCCACTCCTTTGGAAGTAGTAATCTTGCCCCGCCTTCCAAATCATGACCTTTATGGATAGGAAGTTAATGAATCAGAACTTCAAATTATGCTTGTGCCGGAGAAACAATATGTATTGAGTTTTGACAAACTCTTATTGTATAAACAATTGATTAATAAATGTCTGTTAGATTTAGAAATGCAAGCATAAATTAAGGAACCCTGATGACTATTCTTTTAGAGCCTTTTAGAGTTTTCAATTCTGAGATCTAACTGAAATCATTCGATATTGTTCGATAGAAGATTGATACGCTCATGTGTAACTGTATTTATGTGATTAAGCATTTCCATTGGGTGCTTAGCTCATCCCTACAAGACGAGCGACAAAAACAGGGGATTTCTGTAGTAGTCCAGAAGAGATCCTAGCGTACTTTTAGAACTacgctttcttttctttgaagagCCCTCTGTTGCAGCTGTTTTCGGCTACTTTTCTATCATTtctttgatctttttttttttttgacctctACTCAGTACCACCTCCTTCACCATGAACTAGTTGCAGGAATGCAGTGCCATTTCGCTTTCTTTTCCAGCCTTCCCTCTTTAGAAATATGGGTAAGATAAGGATTATTTTCGCCACATCAAATTGCATTGAAAAGAAAATAGGGATTCGTCAGCATTTGTTATTTAAAAATGGTTCATCTCTGGTTGATGCTAAATATTGAGAGACGTTCAAGTAGAGAAAAAGCAGAACTAATTGTGATGCCGTGAGACTTCAAATGAGAGAGCATCCCAACTTGAGTGTGCTGTGAACTAGATTTTCGAGACAACAATTTAGGAGAATCTGTAAGAAGAAAGGGTAGAGAAAGAGGGAGAACAGagataagaaaaataatgaaaggaattttattcatcaacAATCAGCCATTGCTAAGAACAAAATCGAAGACTAatggtctgtttgataacataaaaaagtgctgaatctgaatcttttcagacattcagatgttttgagtgtttgataaataaaaatctattcgctgaacttgttaagcagtgctgaacctgtgtgtatttttttcagcacaagaatcctaactgaatgcttaattctgataagaatcaatagaattatttcaactaccttatcttatctaccaaatctacccttgtttgttaattatgttcaaaattcttatctaattaaacaacctaatattctctatctaatgatttttagtttttattttctcccttttaatgactttcacatcttctccatacttctcatataatatatttcatcttttatattaatttgatttaaaaataaatattgtcattttcataccttacaattttaaactaattaaatcatagattctatttcttttttgaatgaaaggatataagggcacaattgtcaaattaaacttattaagcattcagctataaatatttatcaaacagtataaatagctttagcattaaaatttagacattcatatatttttttcagtgcttaaaattcagcaaattaattgtttcagtattcagatttcagaattcagacttcagaattcagattcagttttatcaaacggaacctaagTGAGAAATATGAGAGAGCAGAAGAAGGAAGGATAAAAAATCAGAATTAAGAAGAGTAAGTGcatgtttgataacataaaaaagtgctgaaactgaattcattcagacattcagatgttgtgggtgtttgataaataaaaattcacctgctgaacttattaagtggtgctgaatttgtatgtatttttttcagcacaagaatcgcagctg encodes:
- the LOC113738915 gene encoding nicotine N-demethylase CYP82E3-like, with the protein product MDLLPHLLALSGLLALFLLYKQWRPRVNANPRSKAVSPPEAAGGWPVIGHLLQLSPNVPIARNLGAMADKYGPVFSLRLGMRQTLVVSSWEAVKECFTTNDKAFSYRPPSSFNEYVGYNYAAIGFAPYGPYWREIRKIVMLELLSNRRLERLKHVRISEIEKNIKVLFDGWISSSNDPPAKVNMGKWFEDLFLNIMVRKISGTRYTDSEVGSKRNAQFRRVVKEFVHFLGQFVVSDVIPFPLLKWIDMQGHLKSIKRVSKELDSIIQIWIDEHNERRMKISEQGDEQQDFIDALLSVTKDEYLFGHSRETVIKATLMSLVIAAFETTSIHLTWTLSLLLNNKHVMRQAQEEIDSNVGKERWAEESDINNLVYLQAIVKESIRLYPPAPLSLPRQAMEDCNVSGYHISKGTQLFVNVWKLQRDPRIWSEPDQFLPERFLNGEVDFSGKNFEFSFTPFGSGRRSCPGIPLATQVTHLTLARLLQGFDLTTPSDLPVDMTEDTSISMGKATPLEVVILPRLPNHDLYG